A window of the Nibribacter ruber genome harbors these coding sequences:
- a CDS encoding family 10 glycosylhydrolase — protein MKRFCLSFLFLTITLAASFAGKPGNTPKREFRGVWITTYANIDWPKRNQTPAQQQSALLTILDTHKATGINAVFLQVRSQCDALYESRLEPWTADLTGIQGKAPAPAWDPLAFAIEESHKRGMEFHAWINPYRAVGHVMNLSSFSPNHVARQHPEWLMAAGNLRTLNPGLRDVRNYIQTVIQDIVQRYDVDGIHFDDYFYPSGSFNDDAAYAADPRGFQNRADWRRDNVNLLIKQTDATIKHVKPWVKFGISPSGIYRNSLNPAIGTPTAGLEHYNELYADTKKWLQEGWIDYLAPQVYWYMGQARANYSQIVPWWNNNNYGRHMYIGLGSYKINDPASGINWANPSQIPNQIRFNRQPGHPNIHGQIMYNTGSMSANQKHGFRDSLRENFYQKPALLPTMPWRDNTPPASPKSLTASMAAADSVLLSWKAPSNGKTEFDKVRQYAIYRSSKPQVDWQTADNLVAITESPTFTDKVPDTRKPYYYLVTALDRYHNESVPSNITSFSVLPAIAQVQKTEKAAPKKDAQEQEKPLLTLETGAPEVASPIEETVVEKVAPIISYRNVSRTLQNGSVTITPTDVNDGTQDNDTPPEDIRLSLSQTDFTSAHLGKNNVTLTAIDKYGNTSTATVVVTIELVSAATIPFKLELENSLKTAPIAPKPIPREAARHLTAIPVDVTTPDGKKMNFQVLPFPNSSQMMVQFSLEKSDKKTYLEVYDSNGVKLVSLFSGKAKADELNKYQVNLEPWTGTLFYVRLTTSKKVYTYRLVRAE, from the coding sequence ATGAAACGATTCTGCTTAAGCTTCCTCTTTCTTACCATAACCCTTGCCGCCTCCTTCGCCGGAAAACCCGGAAACACGCCCAAGCGCGAGTTCAGAGGCGTCTGGATTACCACCTATGCCAACATTGACTGGCCCAAGCGCAACCAGACGCCGGCTCAGCAGCAAAGCGCCCTGCTCACCATCCTGGACACCCACAAAGCCACCGGCATCAATGCTGTTTTCCTGCAGGTAAGAAGCCAGTGCGATGCCCTCTATGAAAGCCGTCTGGAGCCCTGGACCGCCGATTTGACCGGTATTCAAGGCAAAGCGCCGGCCCCGGCCTGGGACCCGCTGGCCTTCGCCATTGAAGAGTCTCATAAAAGAGGCATGGAATTTCACGCCTGGATCAATCCGTACCGGGCGGTGGGACACGTCATGAACCTGTCCAGCTTCTCGCCCAACCACGTGGCCAGGCAGCATCCGGAATGGCTCATGGCCGCGGGCAACCTGCGCACGCTCAACCCCGGCCTGCGCGACGTGCGCAACTACATCCAGACGGTCATCCAGGACATTGTGCAGCGCTATGACGTGGACGGCATTCACTTTGACGATTATTTCTACCCCAGCGGAAGTTTTAATGATGATGCCGCCTACGCCGCAGACCCGCGCGGTTTCCAGAACCGGGCAGACTGGCGCCGTGACAACGTGAACCTGCTCATTAAACAGACAGACGCCACCATCAAGCACGTGAAGCCCTGGGTCAAGTTCGGGATTTCACCGTCTGGCATTTACCGCAACAGCCTCAACCCTGCCATTGGGACGCCCACCGCGGGTCTGGAGCATTACAATGAACTGTATGCAGATACCAAAAAGTGGCTGCAAGAAGGCTGGATAGACTATCTGGCGCCGCAGGTGTACTGGTACATGGGGCAGGCACGCGCCAATTACAGCCAGATTGTGCCCTGGTGGAACAACAATAACTATGGCCGGCACATGTACATTGGTTTGGGCAGTTACAAGATCAATGACCCTGCATCTGGCATCAACTGGGCTAATCCGTCGCAGATTCCTAACCAGATACGCTTTAACCGCCAGCCGGGCCACCCTAACATCCATGGCCAGATCATGTACAACACCGGCAGCATGAGCGCCAACCAAAAACACGGTTTCCGGGATTCTTTGCGGGAGAACTTCTACCAGAAGCCGGCTTTGCTGCCCACCATGCCCTGGCGGGATAATACGCCGCCGGCCTCTCCTAAGAGCCTCACCGCCAGCATGGCCGCGGCAGACTCTGTCCTTCTCTCCTGGAAGGCGCCCTCCAACGGCAAGACTGAATTTGATAAAGTGCGCCAATATGCCATCTACCGTTCTTCTAAGCCTCAGGTAGACTGGCAGACGGCAGACAACCTGGTGGCCATTACTGAGTCGCCCACGTTCACAGACAAGGTACCTGACACCCGCAAACCCTACTACTACCTGGTTACCGCCTTGGATCGTTATCATAATGAAAGCGTACCCTCCAACATTACCAGCTTCTCTGTTCTGCCGGCCATTGCCCAGGTGCAAAAGACAGAAAAGGCAGCCCCAAAGAAAGACGCGCAGGAGCAGGAAAAACCGTTGTTAACCCTGGAAACCGGCGCCCCAGAGGTGGCATCTCCTATTGAAGAAACTGTGGTTGAGAAGGTGGCACCTATCATTAGCTACCGCAACGTTTCCCGCACGCTACAAAACGGATCTGTCACAATCACCCCCACTGACGTCAACGACGGTACGCAAGACAATGACACGCCCCCCGAGGACATACGGCTGTCTCTTTCCCAAACCGATTTCACCTCGGCACATCTGGGCAAAAACAACGTCACCCTCACGGCCATTGACAAGTACGGCAATACCTCCACGGCCACCGTGGTAGTGACCATTGAATTGGTGAGCGCCGCCACTATTCCGTTTAAGTTAGAGCTGGAGAACTCCCTTAAGACTGCGCCCATCGCTCCCAAGCCCATCCCCAGGGAAGCCGCCCGGCATTTGACCGCGATTCCGGTAGATGTAACCACCCCAGATGGAAAGAAGATGAACTTTCAGGTGCTGCCCTTCCCTAACTCCAGCCAGATGATGGTGCAGTTTTCATTGGAGAAATCAGACAAGAAGACCTACCTGGAAGTCTATGACTCCAACGGGGTGAAACTGGTTTCTCTCTTCTCTGGCAAGGCCAAAGCCGACGAGCTCAACAAGTACCAAGTGAACCTAGAACCCTGGACCGGCACCCTCTTCTACGTAAGGCTCACCACCTCCAAAAAAGTCTACACCTACAGATTGGTGCGGGCTGAGTAG
- a CDS encoding alpha/beta hydrolase yields the protein MAAQHRTLTVPRTAHLHQLGTLSETTRQVWVVCHGYGQLAKYFIRHFQGLEDEQTVILAPEGLSKFYLEGFSGRVGATWMTKEERLLEIEDYVQYLNLVWQLVSTEAPHAQLTLLGFSQGAATVCRWLAASPVACAQLIIWAGAFPEDIDYSGLTAKLATSPVYLVHGLQDSLITEERLQAQLAMLNAQHIHPVLVPFTGKHELNKEVLAQLKAGLL from the coding sequence TTGGCCGCGCAGCACCGCACTCTTACCGTTCCGCGCACCGCCCACTTACACCAGTTAGGCACGCTGTCAGAAACTACCCGGCAGGTATGGGTGGTCTGTCACGGCTATGGGCAACTGGCCAAGTACTTCATCCGGCATTTTCAAGGGCTGGAAGATGAGCAGACGGTAATTCTGGCGCCAGAAGGCTTGTCCAAGTTTTACCTGGAAGGCTTTTCGGGCCGCGTGGGCGCCACCTGGATGACCAAAGAAGAACGCCTGCTGGAGATTGAGGACTACGTGCAGTACCTGAATTTAGTCTGGCAACTAGTTTCAACTGAGGCACCCCATGCCCAACTCACATTGCTGGGCTTCTCGCAGGGCGCAGCCACCGTCTGCCGCTGGCTGGCGGCCTCGCCCGTGGCTTGCGCACAACTCATCATCTGGGCTGGGGCTTTCCCCGAGGACATAGACTACAGCGGCCTCACGGCCAAGCTTGCCACTTCTCCCGTATATTTGGTGCACGGTTTACAAGACAGCCTCATTACGGAAGAGCGCCTGCAGGCCCAGTTGGCCATGTTGAACGCACAGCACATTCATCCGGTGCTGGTGCCCTTTACTGGCAAGCATGAATTGAACAAAGAGGTCTTGGCGCAATTGAAAGCCGGTCTTCTCTAA
- a CDS encoding SDR family NAD(P)-dependent oxidoreductase, with translation MSQKKTALITGASSGIGRATAFTLAQQGFRIIATGRRTDRLQELVEQFGQGTVKTLAFDVRDKAAVQEAIAGLPAEWSTIDVLINNAGNAHGLAPIQSGDVDDWDAMLDINVKGLLYVIKAVLPGMVARKSGHIINIGSIAGKEAYANGNVYCASKFAVDALSKAMRIDLVQEGVKVSEVNPGAVETEFSEVRFKGDKERAATVYKGYEALQAEDIADLIHFMLTRPARVNIAEVLILPAAQASATVMHKQL, from the coding sequence ATGTCACAGAAGAAAACAGCCCTCATCACCGGGGCCAGCTCTGGCATTGGCAGAGCCACCGCATTCACGCTAGCCCAGCAGGGCTTCAGGATCATTGCTACCGGCCGCCGTACAGACCGCCTGCAGGAACTGGTAGAGCAGTTTGGCCAAGGCACCGTGAAAACCCTGGCCTTTGACGTACGCGACAAAGCCGCCGTGCAAGAAGCCATTGCCGGTTTGCCAGCTGAGTGGTCTACCATTGACGTCTTAATCAACAACGCCGGCAATGCCCACGGGTTAGCGCCCATTCAGTCTGGTGATGTAGACGACTGGGACGCCATGCTGGACATTAACGTGAAGGGCCTGTTGTATGTGATCAAGGCGGTGCTGCCGGGCATGGTGGCGCGCAAAAGTGGCCATATCATCAACATTGGCTCCATTGCGGGCAAAGAGGCCTACGCCAACGGCAACGTGTACTGCGCCAGCAAGTTTGCCGTAGACGCCCTTTCCAAAGCCATGCGCATTGACCTGGTGCAGGAAGGTGTGAAAGTGTCTGAAGTAAATCCGGGCGCGGTAGAGACTGAGTTCTCTGAGGTAAGATTTAAAGGAGACAAGGAGCGCGCCGCCACCGTCTACAAAGGGTATGAAGCCCTGCAGGCCGAGGACATAGCTGATCTCATTCACTTCATGCTTACCCGGCCGGCCCGCGTGAACATAGCCGAAGTCCTGATCCTGCCCGCCGCCCAGGCCTCTGCCACGGTCATGCACAAGCAGTTGTAG
- a CDS encoding glycoside hydrolase family 97 protein: MQKIFLSICLLCLSMAATAQTLTSPDKNLSFSFELQNGVPYYQLSYKNKPVIKSSRLGMELVNNPSLLDGFTVTKTEQKTVNETWEPVLGEQKTIRNNYNELLVTLTQKGQKERFIRLRFRVFNDGLGFRYEFPKQKELNYFIIKEERTEFALAGDHKIFWMPGDYDTNEYTYTTSKVSEIPSLQQKATIRISAQTPIPNPSVQTPSMMKSADGLYINIHEAALINYPAMHLNVDAKNLKMSVHLTPDAVGNKGYIQTESTSPWRTIVVSDKAANILTSKLILNLNEPTQYQDVSWIKPVKYIGVWWEYFIAGKSTWAYSTETNTKLTDDFSKYTPNGRHGANTENVKRHIDFAAEHGFDAVLVEGWNIGWEDWFGNWKEEVFDFVTPYPDFHVKELQAYAASKGVRLMMHHETSSSATNYERRLDKAFQFMVDNGYNAVKTGYVGPIIPRGEHHDGQWMVNHYLHVAKTAAESKIMVNSHEAVRPTGLNRTFPNWIAQESARGTEFEAMGGLAPEHTTILPFTRLMGGPMDFTPGIFQTDLATYGTGHGNRVNTTLVKQLAYYVTMYSPLQMAADLPENYLKFPDAFQFIKDVALDWDDTYVLEAEPGDYITTARKAKGKNEWYVGGITDENKRTATISFSFLPKGKDYVATIYADGPDATYDKKPQSYTVRKVKVNSKSILKQGLASGGGIAVSVKEGKASDLKGLKKL, encoded by the coding sequence ATGCAGAAGATTTTCCTGTCAATTTGCCTGCTGTGCCTAAGTATGGCGGCCACGGCGCAAACCCTCACCTCCCCCGACAAGAACCTGAGTTTTTCCTTTGAACTCCAGAACGGCGTGCCGTACTACCAGCTGAGTTACAAGAACAAACCGGTCATCAAATCCAGCCGCCTGGGCATGGAGCTGGTCAACAATCCGTCTTTGCTGGACGGCTTTACCGTGACCAAAACCGAGCAAAAAACCGTGAATGAAACCTGGGAGCCTGTTTTGGGCGAGCAGAAAACCATCCGGAACAACTACAATGAACTGCTGGTGACCCTTACCCAGAAAGGGCAGAAGGAGCGGTTTATCCGGTTGCGTTTCAGAGTGTTCAATGACGGCTTGGGCTTTCGGTATGAATTCCCGAAGCAGAAGGAGTTGAACTACTTCATCATCAAAGAAGAACGCACGGAGTTTGCCCTGGCCGGTGACCATAAGATCTTCTGGATGCCCGGGGACTATGACACCAACGAGTACACGTACACCACGTCCAAAGTCTCTGAGATACCCAGCCTTCAGCAAAAGGCCACCATCCGTATCTCAGCGCAGACGCCAATTCCTAATCCATCTGTGCAGACACCGTCTATGATGAAGTCTGCAGACGGGTTGTACATCAACATTCATGAGGCGGCCTTGATCAACTACCCGGCCATGCACCTGAACGTGGACGCGAAGAACCTGAAGATGAGCGTGCACTTGACGCCAGACGCGGTGGGCAACAAAGGCTATATTCAAACGGAGTCTACTTCGCCGTGGAGAACCATTGTAGTGAGTGACAAGGCGGCCAACATCTTAACCTCCAAACTGATCCTGAACCTGAACGAGCCCACCCAATACCAGGACGTGTCCTGGATTAAGCCTGTCAAGTACATTGGCGTATGGTGGGAATACTTCATTGCCGGCAAAAGCACCTGGGCCTACAGCACCGAGACCAATACCAAACTCACCGATGACTTCAGCAAGTACACGCCCAACGGCAGACACGGTGCCAATACAGAGAACGTGAAACGCCATATTGACTTCGCGGCTGAGCACGGCTTTGACGCCGTGCTGGTAGAAGGCTGGAACATTGGCTGGGAAGACTGGTTTGGCAACTGGAAGGAAGAAGTGTTTGACTTCGTGACGCCTTACCCAGACTTTCATGTGAAAGAGTTGCAGGCCTACGCCGCGTCTAAAGGCGTACGCCTGATGATGCACCATGAAACGTCATCTTCGGCCACCAACTATGAGCGCCGCCTGGACAAAGCCTTCCAGTTCATGGTAGACAATGGCTACAATGCGGTGAAGACGGGCTATGTGGGTCCTATCATTCCAAGAGGCGAACACCATGACGGCCAATGGATGGTCAACCACTACCTGCACGTAGCCAAAACCGCCGCCGAGTCCAAGATCATGGTCAACAGCCACGAGGCCGTGCGCCCAACCGGCTTGAACCGTACCTTCCCTAACTGGATTGCCCAGGAATCTGCCCGCGGCACCGAGTTTGAGGCCATGGGCGGCCTGGCCCCAGAACATACCACCATTCTGCCCTTCACCCGCTTGATGGGCGGCCCCATGGACTTTACCCCCGGCATCTTCCAAACAGACCTGGCGACCTATGGCACCGGGCACGGCAACCGCGTAAACACCACCTTAGTGAAGCAACTGGCTTATTACGTGACCATGTACAGCCCGCTGCAAATGGCGGCAGACCTGCCAGAAAACTACCTGAAGTTCCCAGACGCGTTTCAGTTCATCAAGGATGTGGCCCTGGACTGGGATGATACCTATGTGCTGGAGGCTGAGCCCGGCGACTACATCACCACCGCTCGTAAAGCCAAAGGCAAAAACGAGTGGTACGTGGGCGGCATCACTGATGAGAACAAGCGCACGGCTACCATCTCCTTTAGCTTCTTACCTAAAGGAAAAGACTACGTAGCCACCATTTACGCCGATGGCCCAGATGCCACCTATGACAAGAAGCCGCAGAGCTACACCGTGCGCAAAGTGAAGGTGAACTCCAAGAGCATCTTAAAACAAGGACTGGCCTCTGGCGGTGGTATTGCCGTGAGTGTGAAAGAAGGCAAGGCTTCTGACTTGAAAGGCTTAAAGAAATTGTAA
- a CDS encoding saccharopine dehydrogenase family protein yields MKNILLLGAGRSASVLIEYLVINAPQEKWQLAIGDVRVDHLSASLLENPLVRAFAFDVHDAAQREEEVGKADVVISMLPALFHPLVAHTCLEQEKHLVTASYVPEDIKQLHTQAQEKGLTFLMECGLDPGIDHMSAMQIIHHLQAQGATITSFRSFTGGLMAPASDTNPWHYKFTWNPRNVILAGQSTAKYIEDGSYKYIPYPQLFHRTQTFAVDGYGLFDGYANRDSLSYREPYGLQEIPTMLRGTLRRPGYCQAWHVLVQLGLPDDTYFLDNPQEMTYRQLVESFLPASQENLSLRERIAAYTGIPSTAPELDLIEWAGLLEEEPIAMITATPAQALEKLLTQKWQLSPGDKDMIVMLHLFEYELDGQRHKLTSSLVVLGDDEVHTAMAKTVGLPVGIATKLLLQGQLKQTGVVVPLQAEVYAPVLQELQAFGVQFQERVETLGA; encoded by the coding sequence ATGAAAAACATTCTGCTGTTGGGTGCCGGAAGATCGGCATCAGTGCTTATTGAATACCTGGTCATCAACGCCCCTCAGGAAAAGTGGCAACTAGCCATAGGCGATGTGCGCGTAGACCATTTATCGGCCTCCCTTTTAGAAAATCCGCTGGTGAGGGCCTTTGCCTTTGACGTGCATGACGCCGCGCAGCGCGAAGAGGAGGTAGGCAAGGCAGATGTAGTCATTTCCATGCTTCCGGCGCTTTTCCATCCTTTGGTGGCCCATACGTGTCTGGAGCAGGAGAAGCACCTGGTTACGGCATCCTACGTGCCAGAAGATATTAAGCAACTACACACGCAGGCACAGGAGAAAGGCCTCACGTTTTTGATGGAATGCGGCCTAGACCCGGGCATTGACCACATGTCTGCCATGCAAATCATTCACCACTTGCAGGCGCAGGGCGCTACCATCACGTCGTTCAGGTCTTTTACCGGCGGACTGATGGCCCCAGCATCTGACACCAACCCTTGGCATTATAAATTCACCTGGAACCCGCGCAACGTGATTTTAGCGGGGCAGAGCACCGCCAAATACATTGAGGACGGCAGCTACAAATACATTCCGTACCCACAACTGTTTCACCGCACCCAGACCTTTGCCGTGGACGGGTACGGCCTGTTTGACGGCTACGCCAACAGAGACTCTCTGAGCTACCGTGAACCGTACGGCCTGCAGGAAATCCCCACCATGCTGCGGGGTACCTTGCGTAGACCCGGCTACTGCCAGGCCTGGCACGTGCTAGTGCAACTGGGCCTGCCAGATGATACCTATTTCCTGGACAATCCGCAGGAGATGACCTACCGCCAACTAGTAGAAAGCTTTTTACCGGCGAGCCAGGAGAACCTATCACTCAGGGAAAGAATCGCCGCCTACACGGGTATTCCGTCAACTGCCCCAGAATTGGACCTGATAGAGTGGGCCGGCCTGCTGGAGGAAGAGCCCATTGCCATGATCACTGCCACGCCCGCCCAGGCGCTGGAGAAACTGCTCACCCAGAAATGGCAACTGAGCCCCGGCGACAAAGACATGATTGTGATGCTCCATCTATTTGAATATGAATTAGATGGGCAGCGCCACAAGCTCACTTCTTCCCTGGTGGTGTTAGGCGATGACGAGGTGCACACCGCCATGGCTAAAACCGTGGGCCTGCCCGTGGGCATTGCCACCAAACTGTTGCTGCAGGGGCAATTAAAACAAACAGGAGTGGTGGTACCGCTGCAGGCGGAGGTCTACGCGCCGGTGCTGCAAGAGCTGCAAGCCTTTGGCGTTCAGTTTCAAGAGCGGGTAGAAACCTTGGGAGCGTAA
- a CDS encoding DUF695 domain-containing protein, whose translation MAQAFTPAYLKALITEEDVWSIAEGENNGTPFSVRFRPHLQPFLETGRYAKRLIILWNYTSEDEYLFPTPEDMDVMADVEETLVDHLEADAQSVLTFVFTGQERREWHWYTSDMASAQERLNEALSHFDRLPIELTAEDDADWAEYLSILENMEEAEEEDSEEDL comes from the coding sequence ATGGCGCAGGCATTTACCCCCGCATACTTGAAAGCGTTGATCACGGAAGAGGACGTCTGGTCCATCGCCGAAGGAGAGAACAATGGCACCCCTTTCTCCGTGAGGTTCAGGCCTCATTTGCAACCTTTCCTTGAAACCGGCCGCTACGCCAAACGGCTCATCATCCTCTGGAATTATACTTCTGAGGACGAATACCTATTCCCTACTCCGGAGGACATGGATGTGATGGCAGACGTGGAGGAAACGCTGGTAGACCATTTGGAAGCAGATGCCCAAAGCGTGTTGACCTTCGTCTTCACCGGCCAGGAAAGAAGAGAATGGCACTGGTATACGTCAGACATGGCCTCGGCTCAGGAACGATTGAATGAAGCCTTGTCTCATTTTGACCGGCTACCAATTGAACTCACCGCCGAGGATGACGCTGACTGGGCAGAATACCTTTCCATTTTAGAGAATATGGAAGAGGCGGAAGAAGAAGACTCAGAAGAAGATTTGTAG
- a CDS encoding tRNA1(Val) (adenine(37)-N6)-methyltransferase, producing MANDYFQFKQFLIKQDQCAMKVCTDSCVLGASVEVDGATRVLDIGAGTGLLSLMVAQRTSEETQIEAVEIDAAAAQQAKTNISASPWANRIQLHAQSLQEFAQTQPEPFDVIISNPPFFQASLKSADSAKNVAKHTETLSFNELLQFAHQYLTPSGRLHILLPPHEAKVLEREAHRLGFHTYHILWLEATPGGKLLRAIHSYAKTPAALSQTRLAVREKDNAYTAEFQALLRPFYLIF from the coding sequence GTGGCCAACGATTATTTCCAGTTCAAGCAGTTCTTGATCAAGCAGGACCAATGTGCCATGAAAGTGTGCACGGATTCTTGCGTGCTGGGAGCATCGGTGGAGGTGGACGGGGCTACCCGTGTTCTGGACATTGGGGCGGGCACCGGCCTGTTGAGCCTGATGGTGGCACAGCGCACTTCTGAAGAAACGCAGATAGAGGCTGTGGAGATTGACGCGGCAGCGGCGCAGCAGGCCAAAACCAATATTTCGGCCAGTCCTTGGGCCAATCGCATTCAGTTGCACGCGCAGAGTTTGCAGGAGTTTGCACAGACCCAGCCCGAGCCGTTTGACGTGATCATCAGCAATCCGCCGTTTTTTCAAGCCTCTCTTAAGTCTGCAGACAGTGCCAAAAACGTGGCCAAGCACACAGAAACGCTTTCTTTTAATGAGCTTCTGCAATTTGCCCACCAATATTTAACCCCCTCCGGAAGACTGCACATTCTGTTGCCACCCCATGAGGCCAAAGTGCTGGAAAGAGAAGCACACCGGCTGGGTTTTCACACCTACCACATCCTCTGGTTAGAAGCCACGCCTGGCGGAAAACTTTTGCGGGCCATTCATTCCTATGCTAAGACGCCCGCGGCGCTCAGCCAAACCCGCCTGGCCGTTCGGGAGAAAGACAACGCCTACACGGCAGAATTTCAGGCGCTGCTCAGGCCCTTCTACCTTATTTTTTAA
- the cdd gene encoding cytidine deaminase: protein MIEQVQLNITYDVVSSEEGLTAQERQVLQLAQKATYKAYAPYSNFMVGAALLLSDGSTHQGTNQENAAYPSGLCAERTLLFGVGSNFPDQQIEILAVTARRRHESHYLSACPCGACRQVMAEYQNRQGKPFTLLMQSEDGKVVRFSTALDLLPFSFSKESL, encoded by the coding sequence ATGATCGAACAAGTACAACTTAACATTACCTATGACGTGGTGTCTTCTGAAGAAGGCCTCACCGCTCAAGAGAGACAAGTGCTCCAATTGGCCCAGAAAGCCACCTACAAAGCCTACGCCCCCTACTCCAATTTTATGGTGGGCGCCGCACTCCTACTATCAGACGGGAGTACGCACCAAGGCACCAATCAGGAAAACGCCGCCTATCCTTCTGGCCTTTGCGCAGAACGCACCTTATTGTTTGGCGTGGGCTCCAACTTCCCAGACCAGCAGATTGAGATTCTGGCCGTGACGGCCCGCCGTCGGCATGAGTCGCATTACCTGTCTGCCTGTCCTTGCGGGGCCTGCCGCCAGGTCATGGCCGAGTACCAGAACCGCCAGGGCAAGCCTTTCACGCTGCTCATGCAGAGCGAAGACGGGAAAGTGGTCAGGTTCTCCACCGCGCTGGATTTGTTGCCGTTTTCCTTCTCCAAAGAAAGTCTCTAG
- a CDS encoding carboxypeptidase-like regulatory domain-containing protein, with amino-acid sequence MKNILLVCVLLISTLAQAQQFQGKILDPLNAPLEYVNIGVIGRDVGTVSSAKGTFTLALHDSLNAETILFSAIGYKPVQWKVSEFKQKFAGQMASIHLQEDVVALNEVVVRPRKYKTKVVGNTTDSKAMMAGFKINGLGSEVGSVLKINKPSFVEKITVNVARNQYDTLFLRINFYKMGKNGPEENLLREPIFINLAKQDVGNSLSVDLSKHNIYLDSDSFLALELVKDLGDGGLWFSAGLFNKDSYFRKASQGNWESIPVVGLGFNATISQER; translated from the coding sequence ATGAAAAATATTCTTCTCGTTTGCGTGCTTCTCATCTCTACCCTGGCACAGGCGCAGCAATTCCAGGGCAAGATCCTGGACCCGCTCAACGCCCCGCTAGAATATGTCAACATTGGCGTTATTGGCAGGGATGTGGGCACGGTTTCCTCGGCGAAAGGCACGTTTACCTTGGCCTTGCATGATTCCCTCAACGCAGAAACGATTCTTTTCTCCGCCATCGGGTATAAACCGGTTCAATGGAAGGTGAGCGAGTTCAAGCAGAAATTTGCCGGTCAGATGGCGTCTATTCACTTGCAGGAAGACGTGGTGGCCTTGAACGAGGTGGTGGTACGGCCCAGGAAATACAAGACCAAAGTAGTGGGCAACACCACAGACTCCAAAGCCATGATGGCCGGTTTCAAGATCAACGGCCTGGGCAGCGAGGTGGGTTCTGTGCTCAAAATCAACAAGCCCTCCTTTGTAGAAAAAATCACGGTAAACGTTGCCCGCAACCAGTATGACACGCTTTTCCTGCGCATCAACTTTTACAAGATGGGCAAGAACGGTCCCGAAGAAAACCTGTTAAGAGAGCCTATCTTCATCAATCTGGCCAAGCAAGACGTAGGCAATTCCCTTTCCGTGGACCTATCCAAGCACAACATCTACCTGGACTCTGACTCGTTTTTAGCCCTGGAGTTGGTCAAGGATCTGGGCGATGGCGGCCTATGGTTCAGCGCCGGTCTTTTCAACAAGGACTCCTACTTCAGAAAAGCGAGCCAAGGCAACTGGGAGAGCATTCCCGTGGTGGGCCTTGGTTTCAATGCCACTATTAGTCAAGAAAGATAG
- a CDS encoding VOC family protein: MEFTQIKETCLYVQDLKRTTHFYAEVLRLPVIGQLQDCYVFFRVGTSVLLCFDPEKSQNNHGLPPHSGSGHVHLAFECQPEEYEAWKEMLLQANISIEHEELWPQGRKSCYFRDPDHHLLEIIMPGIWGE, translated from the coding sequence ATGGAGTTCACCCAGATAAAAGAAACCTGCCTGTATGTGCAGGATTTGAAACGTACTACCCATTTTTACGCCGAGGTGCTTCGGCTGCCGGTGATTGGGCAGTTGCAGGACTGCTACGTGTTCTTCAGGGTGGGAACCTCTGTGCTGCTGTGCTTTGACCCAGAGAAGAGCCAGAACAACCACGGGCTGCCGCCCCACTCCGGCTCTGGCCACGTGCACCTGGCCTTTGAATGCCAACCAGAAGAATATGAGGCTTGGAAGGAAATGCTCCTGCAGGCCAACATCTCAATTGAACATGAAGAACTCTGGCCCCAGGGCCGCAAGTCCTGCTACTTCCGGGACCCCGACCATCACCTGCTGGAAATCATCATGCCCGGCATTTGGGGAGAATAA
- the rnhA gene encoding ribonuclease HI — protein sequence MIEIFTDGASRGNPGPGGYGVILRYGPHVKELSEGFRKTTNNRMELLAVIVALESITKPGIPVTVYSDSKYVIDAVEKRWVFGWEKKGFTGKANPDLWQRFLKIYRKHQVRFVWVRGHNGHPENERCDELAVAAALQPHLPPDKGFEANPTKG from the coding sequence TTGATTGAGATTTTTACCGATGGCGCCTCCCGAGGCAATCCGGGTCCGGGTGGCTACGGCGTGATTCTGCGCTACGGCCCGCATGTGAAGGAACTAAGCGAAGGCTTTAGAAAGACCACCAACAACCGCATGGAGCTGCTGGCCGTGATTGTGGCCCTGGAGTCCATCACCAAACCGGGCATTCCCGTCACCGTCTACTCAGACTCAAAATACGTGATTGATGCCGTGGAAAAGCGCTGGGTGTTTGGCTGGGAGAAGAAAGGCTTCACCGGCAAGGCCAACCCAGACCTTTGGCAGCGCTTCCTGAAGATTTACCGAAAGCACCAGGTGCGCTTCGTGTGGGTACGCGGCCACAACGGCCACCCCGAAAACGAACGCTGCGATGAACTAGCCGTCGCCGCTGCCCTGCAACCCCACCTCCCCCCAGACAAAGGTTTCGAAGCCAATCCTACCAAAGGTTGA